In the Nicotiana tabacum cultivar K326 chromosome 16, ASM71507v2, whole genome shotgun sequence genome, one interval contains:
- the LOC107807465 gene encoding metal transporter Nramp3.2-like — MSSPPQQQNTPSDSKDEESRHLLSTSLPQSTSPLINGYADDDSEEEEFAYGSGEKIHIVDFDSEPIDGVDYSTVPPFSWKKLWQFTGPGFLMSIAFLDPGNLEGDLQAGAIAGYSLLWLLLWATVMGLLIQLLSARIGVATGRHLAELCREEYPKWAGLLLWFMAEVALIGADIQEVIGSAIAIKILSRGVLPLWAGVLITASDCFLLLVLENYGIRKLEAVFAVLISTMALSFAWMFGDAKPSGKELLAGLLIPKLSSRTVRQAVGVVGCVIMPHNVFLHSALVQSREIDTKKKGQVQEALNYYSIECSFALLVSFIINLFVTTVFAKGFYGSEQASSLGLVNAGQYLQDKYGGGMFPILYIWGIGLLAAGQSSTITGTYAGQFIMGGFLDLRLKKWLRALITRSCAIVPTIIVALIFNRTESSLDVLNEWLNVLQSIQIPFALIPLLTLVSKEELMGVFKIGPTLERVAWTVAALVMVINGYLLLDFVISEVNGLLFAFLVCAGTAGYIAFILYLISHGGGNVANWFNLLRTKGYSYAGQ, encoded by the exons ATGAGCTCACCTCCACAACAACAAAATACACCCTCGGATTCCAAAGACGAAGAATCCCGCCACCTCCTTAGTACCTCTCTGCCGCAATCAACGTCGCCGTTAATTAACGGTTATGCTGATGATGACAGCGAAGAAGAAGAATTCGCGTACGGATCTGGAGAGAAGATCCACATCGTTGATTTCGATTCAGAACCGATCGACGGTGTTGATTACAGCACGGTACCTCCATTTTCATGGAAGAAACTGTGGCAGTTTACGGGTCCTGGATTCTTAATGAGCATAGCTTTTTTGGATCCGGGGAATTTGGAAGGAGATCTACAAGCTGGAGCAATAGCGGGTTACTCGCTTCTGTGGCTGTTGTTATGGGCCACTGTTATGGGCCTGTTGATCCAGTTACTGTCGGCGAGAATAGGCGTTGCAACGGGCCGGCACTTGGCGGAGCTTTGCCGGGAAGAGTATCCTAAATGGGCTGGGCTTTTACTATGGTTCATGGCTGAGGTGGCTCTGATTGGAGCCGATATTCAGGAAGTTATAGGAAGTGCAATTGCAATTAAGATACTCAGTCGTGGGGTTTTACCACTTTGGGCTGGTGTGCTTATTACTGCTTCTGATTG CTTTCTTCTTTTGGTTCTTGAGAACTATGGAATAAGGAAGTTAGAAGCTGTTTTTGCTGTTCTTATTTCGACTATGGCACTGTCCTTTGCTTGGATGTTTGGAGATGCTAAACCAAGTGGAAAGGAGCTTCTAGCAG GTCTCTTGATTCCAAAACTCAGTTCAAGGACAGTTCGGCAGGCTGTTGGAGTAGTTGGTTGTGTAATAATGCCTCACAATGTATTCTTGCATTCAGCTTTGGTTCAATCCAGAGAGATTGATACGAAGAAAAAAGGGCAGGTTCAAGAGGCATTGAATTACTACTCAATAGAATGCTCCTTTGCCCTTCTTGTCTCCTTTATTATCAATTTGTTTGTTACAACTGTCTTCGCCAAGGGATTCTATGGAAGTGAGCAAGCTAGTAGTTTAGGCCTTGTAAATGCAGGGCAGTATCTTCAGGATAAGTATGGTGGGGGAATGTTTCCAATCCTCTATATTTGGGGTATTGGATTATTGGCAGCCGGACAGAGCAGTACAATAACCGGTACTTATGCTGGACAGTTTATCATGGGAGGTTTTCTAGATCTACGTTTGAAGAAATGGCTTAGGGCGCTGATTACTCGAAGTTGTGCTATTGTGCCAACAATAATTGTTGCTCTGATTTTCAATAGGACTGAATCATCACTCGACGTTTTGAATGAGTGGCTTAATGTGCTTCAGTCTATACAGATCCCTTTTGCGCTTATACCCCTTCTGACATTGGTGTCCAAGGAGGAGTTAATGGGTGTTTTCAAAATTGGGCCTACTCTCGAG AGAGTTGCATGGACTGTTGCTGCACTAGTGATGGTGATAAATGGCTATCTTTTGCTGGACTTCGTTATCTCTGAGGTCAACGGGCTGCTGTTTGCTTTTCTGGTCTGTGCTGGGACTGCAGGTTATATTGCTTTCATTTTGTACCTCATTTCACATGGTGGTGGCAATGTTGCCAATTGGTTCAACCTACTCCGCACAAAAGGATATAGCTATGCTGGTCAATGA